The genomic stretch TCAGCGACTTCTTCTGCCACGCTGATTTGGTGGGTAGAGAGAAACACCGTCATGCCTTCGGCGGCGCGTTCTTTCAAAACCTCTTTCAAAATATACTGGTGATGCGGGTCAAGCCCCACCATCGGTTCATCAAGCACAAACACTTCGGGCGCGTGCATCAGCGCCGAGACGATGGCGATGCGCTGGCGCGTGCCGTGCGAAAGGCTCTCGATGCTTTTTTGCAAATACGGCTCAAGGTTAAAACGCGGGATGAGTTCGCGCGTGCGTTCCTGAATCTGAGCTTCGTCCATATGAAAAAGCTGGCCGGTGAAACGCAGGAATTCCCACGGGGTGAGTTTGTCATATAGGAATGGAAAATCGGGGACGAACGCAAGGTGGCGGCGGACTTCGATGGGATCGGTTTGCACGTCGATGCCGCACACGCGCACGGTGCCGGTGTTGGGTTTAATGAGGCCCACGAGCATTTTAATGGTGGTGGTTTTGCCGGCGGCGTTGGGGCCGAGCACAGCGAAAAATTCGCCTTTCTTTACGGTGAGGCTCAAGTCGTCCACGGCGGTGAGTTCGCCGAATTGTTTCACCAGATTATTCAGTTCGATCATGAAGTGCGACGGCGGGCGATGCCGTAATAATGAGTGTTGCGCAGTTCGTACCCTTGCGGCAGGCGCACGAGCAGGATTTCGCCTGTGGGGTTGATGTACACGCTGGCGGGCCAGCCTTTAACGGGCTCGAAGTCCACGCGGTACACTTTGATGTTTGACCGCACGCCGGGCAGGTGGTCGAGATGCGCCTTACGCGGGAGTTCAAAATTGAAATCAAGCTGTGTGCCGAGGTTGGCCTCGTCGATTAGTTTATTGATGGCAAACATCGTGGTGATTGTGGTGAGCTTGCCCGTGCCGCGCAGCTCGAGCAGGGCCTTGGAAAATTTCCGAGGATCGCGAATGTCCTCCAACGGCATCTGAATTTGGTTGCTGTAATGATGAAGCTCAAGGCCGAGATTGAGCACCTGATTGCTCGCGGTGGCGAGTGCACCGAGGTGCAGATCCGTAATGTTATGCTCATCGAGTTTGCGGAAATTAATCCGCACCGTTTGCCACGCGGAAGCGGCATTCATTACCAGATTAACCCCAAACTTGACCTGGCCCTGATCGGTGCCGAGCAAGAACACGCCGTTGTCCACCTCCAGCTCATAGCTGTCGATCCGGGTGATTTGGCCCTCCACTCGTGAAGTGTTTTTTGTGAGCACCTTGGGTTCCCAATCGAGGCTGCCCCACAACTGGCCAGACGGAGCGTGGACGATTTGCAAAATTGAATCATCCGGCGCACGGCGCACCTTGTCCCACACCGTGGAAATTTCAACTGCCGCGCCGAGTTTTTGTCCGGCGTATTCCACACGCCACAGTTGCCAGGTCATGTACAACCAAAAACAGCCGAGCGTGACGAAAAGAAGGCGCTGCATCGTTATTGGCGCGGTGGAATTTTCAGTTCAGCGCCAATCTGCATTTTGGCCGGTTTGAGGCCGGGATTGGCCGCGAGCAGTTTGGGAACCGGGATGCCGTATTGGCGCGCGATGCTCGTGGGGTTGTCGCCGCGCTTCACTTTATGCGTGCGCATCGCCGTGGCGGGGCGCGGCGGGTTGGGCACGGGAATAACCCCCGGGCCAACCGGGCTGGGGCGCGGCAGCGCGGCCGTTGTGTTGGTGGCCGGCTGCGGATTTGGCGTGATCCCTTTGGAAAGCAACTGATGCTTCAATGCTGCGTTTTCCGCTGCCAACTGGTTGAGCTGCGCGCGCAGTGCCTGAATGGATTGATTAGGCTTCGATTGTGGGTTGCCGAGAATTTCGCCGGCCAGATCGCTTTTTAGTCCTTCAATTTGCCCGAGCACATCCGTTTTGTTTTCCGCCTCAGGCTTGAGGGTGATGAAGCGTTGCAGGTGAAAAATCGCCGTGGCGGGATCGTCTTTGCGCGAAAGAAACAGCACGCCGAGTTCGTAATGCGCCGCCGCCGAGCGGGGGTTCGCCTCCAATGCTTTATAAAAGGATTTTTCCGCGCCGGCATAATCCTGCCGTGTGATCAGCCGCCGACCCGCCAAAAAGTGTGGCTCGCGGTCTTCCGTCGTACCGCTACCTTCGTCACTGCTGTCGCAGCCAAACAGTACGCCCGCCGCCAATACCATTGCCCAAAGTTTCACGCGCCCAATCTAACCGAACTGGCCTGCGCTGGCAATGCTGGCAATGCTGGCAATGCTGGCAATGCTGGCAATTCCATTCACGCTTCGCATGCTTAATCTTCCGCCGAATCCTGAAATGGATTGGACTCTTCCGGGTCAGAGAATTTGCTTTCGTCATCGTCCTGCTCCGTTTCGGAAGTTTCGTTTTCAAATGGATTGGGCCCGGTCGTTTCAATTTTTGGCAGGAAGAAGGGTGCAAAAAACAAATACCCCCAAGCAATCAGCGCCGCCACGGGCATCAGGATCAGCAGGCCCATCCAAGGCAACAACCCCAGCGCATAGCACAAAACGCCCACTGCCAATAATAGCGCCGACGGCAATTGCGCCGCGGCTGCGAGTCGCCAGCCGCCGCCGGGAGGGCATTGGCGGTCTACGTAAAATGCAACTGTGCGTGCGATCACGCCACCGCCCAAGCCCAGCGCCAACCAGCCGATCCACGCCAGTGCGCCCGCCGTCGCGCCCATTGCCAGTAATAGAAATGGCCGGCGCGCGCCCCACCACGGGGCCAGTTCCTTGCGTTGTAATGGCAAATCGCCCGGCGCGTAGTCCAATTCAAAATAGCCGAACACTGAACCGAGCAGCCAATCCTCGTGGCGCAATTCCACTTGGATATCGGCGAGCTGGCCTTGGCGCGCGGTGCCTGCGGGATCGACGATGAGGCAGAAATAATTGTTGCGTCCCAGCTCAACGAGGTTGTCGTCGGGCCAAACGAGCGTGCCCTCGTGCCAGCCGGTTTTGGCGGGGAGTTGCTGCATTGCCGAATCCACCACGGGCGCCCAGTGCCGAGCAAGCACAAGCAGCACCGCGCCGCCCAGCGCCAGGGCCATCAGGAATTGCCAACCGAGCAGGCGTCCCCAACCGGTTTCGGCAAAGGAGGCCACACCACTGA from Limisphaerales bacterium encodes the following:
- a CDS encoding ABC transporter ATP-binding protein is translated as MIELNNLVKQFGELTAVDDLSLTVKKGEFFAVLGPNAAGKTTTIKMLVGLIKPNTGTVRVCGIDVQTDPIEVRRHLAFVPDFPFLYDKLTPWEFLRFTGQLFHMDEAQIQERTRELIPRFNLEPYLQKSIESLSHGTRQRIAIVSALMHAPEVFVLDEPMVGLDPHHQYILKEVLKERAAEGMTVFLSTHQISVAEEVADRIGIIHMGKLVAVGTKEELHAMSGSGKAVLEETYLTLTSEESDVSIQRQVQQG
- a CDS encoding LysM peptidoglycan-binding domain-containing protein, producing the protein MKLWAMVLAAGVLFGCDSSDEGSGTTEDREPHFLAGRRLITRQDYAGAEKSFYKALEANPRSAAAHYELGVLFLSRKDDPATAIFHLQRFITLKPEAENKTDVLGQIEGLKSDLAGEILGNPQSKPNQSIQALRAQLNQLAAENAALKHQLLSKGITPNPQPATNTTAALPRPSPVGPGVIPVPNPPRPATAMRTHKVKRGDNPTSIARQYGIPVPKLLAANPGLKPAKMQIGAELKIPPRQ